A genomic region of Miscanthus floridulus cultivar M001 chromosome 3, ASM1932011v1, whole genome shotgun sequence contains the following coding sequences:
- the LOC136541873 gene encoding uncharacterized protein isoform X4 has translation MTDGRRPDGSYGPEYGPVPRELEYALYHQLPSRSRRRSPWPLHHGDYPWRLPEQRFRRPFERSSSCIWPTHVVLRHPLQPYTPFQIHHVHDSSSSGATLNPRHRREDTGLTDEEFREAMDQLRKQEYRPPDPQKKQQGGRGILRTRSATPPSTTEEEKACTVCLETFLPGEQVAITPCNHMFHQGCIAPWVKGHGNCPVCRFALCERRNPADAANEDGGMDLELLAMVRAMEEAFSRFRLFSDSTPHYH, from the exons ATGACTGACGGCCGGCGGCCGGATGGGAGCTACGGGCCGGAGTACGGCCCCGTGCCTCGTGAGCTTGAGTACGCCTTGTACCATCAGTTGCCgtccaggagcaggaggaggtcCCCTTGGCCTCTGCATCATGGG GATTACCCTTGGAGGCTTCCGGAGCAGAGGTTCAGAAGACCGTTCGAGCGTTCCAGTTCCTG CATCTGGCCAACTCATGTTGTGCTCAGGCACCCTTTGCAGCCATACACACCATTCCAAATCCACCATGTCCATGACAGCAGTAGCAGTGGCGCGACCCTAAACCCAAGACACAGGCGAGAAGACACTGGACTAACCGATGAGGAGTTCAGGGAGGCCATGGATCAGCTCAGGAAGCAGGAATACAGGCCACCGGATCCGCAGAAGAAGCAACAAGGCGGCAGAGGCATCCTCCGGACCAGGAGTGCAACACCACCGTCAACCACCGAAGAGGAGAAGGCCTGCACCGTATGCCTGGAGACATTCCTGCCCGGAGAGCAGGTGGCGATCACGCCCTGCAACCACATGTTTCACCAGGGGTGCATCGCCCCATGGGTGAAGGGGCACGGCAACTGCCCGGTGTGCCGGTTTGCGCTCTGCGAGAGGAGGAACCCCGCTGATGCCGCCAACGAAGACGGAGGGATGGATCTGGAGCTGCTGGCGATGGTGAGGGCGATGGAGGAGGCATTCAGCCGGTTCAGGCTCTTCTCAGACTCCACGCCACACTACCACTAG
- the LOC136541873 gene encoding uncharacterized protein isoform X2, which produces MVVYTYNIPTPSKNSSVISLDELSGGRWSSEMTDGRRPDGSYGPEYGPVPRELEYALYHQLPSRSRRRSPWPLHHGDYPWRLPEQRFRRPFERSSSWHPLQPYTPFQIHHVHDSSSSGATLNPRHRREDTGLTDEEFREAMDQLRKQEYRPPDPQKKQQGGRGILRTRSATPPSTTEEEKACTVCLETFLPGEQVAITPCNHMFHQGCIAPWVKGHGNCPVCRFALCERRNPADAANEDGGMDLELLAMVRAMEEAFSRFRLFSDSTPHYH; this is translated from the exons ATGGTTGTTTATACATATAACATACCGACACCCTCAAAGAACTCATCAGTCATCTCCCTCGACGAGCTCTCCGGTGGTCGCTGGAGTAGCGAGATGACTGACGGCCGGCGGCCGGATGGGAGCTACGGGCCGGAGTACGGCCCCGTGCCTCGTGAGCTTGAGTACGCCTTGTACCATCAGTTGCCgtccaggagcaggaggaggtcCCCTTGGCCTCTGCATCATGGG GATTACCCTTGGAGGCTTCCGGAGCAGAGGTTCAGAAGACCGTTCGAGCGTTCCAGTTCCTG GCACCCTTTGCAGCCATACACACCATTCCAAATCCACCATGTCCATGACAGCAGTAGCAGTGGCGCGACCCTAAACCCAAGACACAGGCGAGAAGACACTGGACTAACCGATGAGGAGTTCAGGGAGGCCATGGATCAGCTCAGGAAGCAGGAATACAGGCCACCGGATCCGCAGAAGAAGCAACAAGGCGGCAGAGGCATCCTCCGGACCAGGAGTGCAACACCACCGTCAACCACCGAAGAGGAGAAGGCCTGCACCGTATGCCTGGAGACATTCCTGCCCGGAGAGCAGGTGGCGATCACGCCCTGCAACCACATGTTTCACCAGGGGTGCATCGCCCCATGGGTGAAGGGGCACGGCAACTGCCCGGTGTGCCGGTTTGCGCTCTGCGAGAGGAGGAACCCCGCTGATGCCGCCAACGAAGACGGAGGGATGGATCTGGAGCTGCTGGCGATGGTGAGGGCGATGGAGGAGGCATTCAGCCGGTTCAGGCTCTTCTCAGACTCCACGCCACACTACCACTAG
- the LOC136541875 gene encoding probable LRR receptor-like serine/threonine-protein kinase At1g07650 isoform X2, which yields MACRPPCPCGWSCFCMLFFLGLLLAEAVHGASAPPTPSLVPAEVRVLRRIAARLGVSSWDFTASAGPCDHGDSGVHCDCTFSNGTACHVTKIFLKGQNFSGELPPDFADLPNLLQLSLMGNRLSGPFPMVLTKITTLTNLSIESNEFYGPMPPEIGHLIRIEKLILSTNEFTGPLPTALSLFSNLTDLRISSTNFSGRMPDFWGKLKRLEKLQIEGSLLEGPIPSSLSELTNLSDLRISDLRGSGSSFPDLSGMTSMNKLVLRNCSISGSIPPYIGTWTSLKHLDLSFNKLSGEIPPSFASMGVVDYIYLTGNSLTGNIPGWLLRRNKIADISFNNFTTGSSGPSQCLPGSVNLVESYSAEANSLNSIQPCLKRNFPCVSSNGQYHSSLHINCGDKEATINGTKYEADTIPKGASLLYVSPGLNWAFSSTGNFMDDNINDDNYIATSASKLAVSNSDLYTKARLSPLSLTYYGLCMLSGSYTVNLHFAEIVFTNDSTYYSLGKRRFNVFIQGRMVLEDFDIKQSAGAAAMPVIKTFQTYVTNHTLEIQFYWAGRGTTGIPYRGSYGPLISAISVTPNFLIPLAVEPPKAGSSKKRSSRASIALVIGIPIVAIFTALIVGIYCTKKQRKSSVHKELRALDLQIGSFTLRQIKAATRNFDAANKIGEGGFGSVYKGLLSDGTIIAVKQLSSRSKQGNREFVNEIGMISALQHPNLVKLYGCCTEGNQLSLVYEYMENNCLARALFVEQYRLRMDWGTRHKICLGIARGLAYLHEESAIRIVHRDIKASNILLDKDLNAKISDFGLAKLNEDDHTHISTKVAGTIGYMAPEYAMRGYLTDKADVYSFGVVGLEIVSGKSNTNYRPKEDFVYLLDWACVLHERGTLLELVDPDLGSNYSTEEALLMLNVALLCTTAAPTLRPKMSKVVSLLEGSTPLQPLLSDLSLAANSLSSSGVRRNFWQNPSESQSLTAQASCSDTNESSTIDIDGILRPLVS from the exons ATGGCGTGTAGGCCGCCATGTCCATGTGGCTGGAGCTGCTTTtgcatgctgttcttccttggcTTGCTGCTCGCCGAGGCCGTCCATGGCGCATCCGCTCCTCCGACTCCAAGCCTCGTTCCAGCTGAAG TGCGCGTCCTTCGCCGGATCGCGGCCAGACTCGGTGTGTCCAGCTGGGACTTCACCGCCAGCGCTGGTCCCTGCGACCACGGCGACTCTGGGGTGCACTGTGACTGCACCTTCTCTAACGGCACTGCCTGCCATGTCACCAAGAT ATTCCTCAAGGGGCAGAACTTCTCCGGTGAGCTCCCGCCAGACTTCGCTGACCTCCCCAACCTCCTCCAGCT GTCACTGATGGGGAACAGATTGTCAGGGCCTTTTCCCATGGTTCTCACAAAGATCACAACCCTGACTAACCT GAGCATTGAAAGCAATGAGTTCTATGGGCCAATGCCTCCTGAAATTGGGCATCTAATTCGAATAGAAAAGCT AATATTATCAACCAATGAGTTCACTGGACCCCTTCCAACTGCTCTTTCGCTATTCAGTAATTTAACTGATTT GAGGATTTCTAGCACCAATTTTTCCGGAAGGATGCCTGATTTTTGGGGAAAATTGAAAAGGCTTGAAAAATT GCAAATCGAAGGATCTTTGTTGGAAGGGCCAATTCCCTCGAGCCTATCTGAATTGACAAATCTTTCTGATCT GAGGATTAGTGACCTGAGAGGTAGTGGTTCATCTTTCCCTGATTTAAGTGGAATGACATCCATGAACAAATT GGTACTAAGGAACTGTTCCATCAGTGGAAGCATACCTCCTTACATTGGCACATGGACAAGTCTTAAGCATCT GGATCTCAGCTTTAATAAACTGAGTGGAGAAATACCACCTTCTTTTGCTAGCATGGGAGTTGTAGATTACAT ATATCTAACTGGAAATTCACTCACTGGGAACATACCTGGATGGTTACTAAGAAGAAACAAGATTGC GGACATATCTTTTAATAACTTCACGACAGGGAGTTCAGGTCCTAGCCAATGCCTTCCAGGGAGTGT CAATCTTGTGGAGAGCTATTCAGCTGAAGCGAACAGTTT AAATAGTATTCAGCCATGCTTAAAGAGGAATTTTCCATGTGTTTCTTCGAATGGACAAT ATCACTCTTCATTACATATCAATTGCGGTGACAAAGAAGCAACTATTAATGGAACTAAATATGAAGCTGACACAATACCCAAAGGGGCATCATTGCTGTATGTATCCCCAGGCTTGAACTGGGCGTTCAGCAGCACCGGGAACTTCATGGATGACAACATAAATGACGACAACTACATTGCAACAAGCGCATCAAAATTGGCCGTGTCCAATTCAGATCTGTACACCAAAGCCCGTCTTTCTCCTCTTTCCCTCACATATTATGGGCTTTGCATGTTAAGTGGGAGCTACACAGTTAATCTCCACTTTGCTGAAATTGTTTTCACAAATGACAGCACATACTATAGCCTTGGCAAAAGAAGATTCAACGTGTTTATACAG GGAAGAATGGTGCTAGAGGATTTTGACATTAAGCAGTCGGCCGGTGCGGCTGCAATGCCAGTTATCAAGACTTTTCAAACATATGTCACAAATCACACTCTAGAGATTCAGTTCTATTGGGCAGGAAGAGGGACAACTGGCATTCCATATAGAGGTTCTTATGGCCCATTGATATCTGCAATATCAGTAACTCCAA ATTTCCTGATTCCATTGGCTGTTGAGCCTCCCAAAGCTGGAAGTAGCAAAAAACGGAGTTCAAGGGCATCTATTGCTTTAGTAATTGGAATTCCTATTGTAGCAATATTCACTGCTCTGATTGTCGGCATTTATTGTACTAAGAAGCAGAGAAAGAGTTCGGTGCATAAAG AACTCAGAGCTCTTGACCTGCAAATTGGCTCCTTCACCTTGCGTCAAATCAAAGCAGCAACTAGGAACTTCGATGCAGCTAACAAGATTGGTGAAGGAGGATTTGGTTCAGTTTACAAG GGTTTATTATCCGATGGTACCATCATCGCTGTCAAGCAGTTATCATCAAGGTCTAAACAAGGAAATCGGGAATTCGTGAATGAGATAGGCATGATATCTGCACTCCAGCATCCTAACCTTGTCAAACTCTACGGCTGCTGTACAGAAGGAAACCAGCTGTCGCTAGTTTATGAGTATATGGAAAACAATTGCCTTGCACGAGCTCTTTTCG TTGAACAGTATAGACTGAGAATGGATTGGGGAACAAGGCATAAGATTTGCCTTGGAATAGCAAGAGGTCTAGCATATTTGCATGAGGAGTCTGCAATAAGGATCGTGCACCGAGATATCAAGGCCAGCAATATACTGCTCGACAAAGATTTGAATGCCAAGATCTCAGATTTTGGGCTAGCAAAGCTTAATGAAGATGATCACACCCACATAAGCACAAAAGTAGCTGGAACTAT CGGATACATGGCTCCTGAGTATGCTATGCGTGGTTATTTAACAGATAAAGCTGATGTATACAGTTTTGGTGTTGTTGGTTTGGAAATCGTCAGTGGAAAAAGTAACACAAACTACAGGCCGAAGGAAGACTTTGTTTATCTTTTAGATTGG GCATGTGTTCTACATGAGAGAGGAACTCTACTGGAATTGGTAGATCCAGATCTAGGATCCAATTACTCAACAGAAGAGGCGCTCCTCATGCTGAATGTTGCCCTGCTatgcacaactgcagcacctACACTCAGACCAAAGATGTCGAAAGTTGTTAGCCTGCTTGAAGGCAGCACCCCTCTGCAGCCTTTGCTGTCAGACCTCAGCCTTGCAGCAAATAGCCTGAGCTCAAGTGGTGTACGCAGGAACTTCTGGCAAAACCCAAGTGAGAGTCAGAGCCTGACAGCACAAGCATCATGCAGTGATACTAATGAATCATCGACCATTGATATAGATGGTATCCTGAGACCACTGGTAAGTTAG
- the LOC136541873 gene encoding uncharacterized protein isoform X5, with protein sequence MGATGRSTAPCLVSLSTPCTISCRPGAGGGPLGLCIMGSKPCFWILMIQDYPWRLPEQRFRRPFERSSSWHPLQPYTPFQIHHVHDSSSSGATLNPRHRREDTGLTDEEFREAMDQLRKQEYRPPDPQKKQQGGRGILRTRSATPPSTTEEEKACTVCLETFLPGEQVAITPCNHMFHQGCIAPWVKGHGNCPVCRFALCERRNPADAANEDGGMDLELLAMVRAMEEAFSRFRLFSDSTPHYH encoded by the exons ATGGGAGCTACGGGCCGGAGTACGGCCCCGTGCCTCGTGAGCTTGAGTACGCCTTGTACCATCAGTTGCCgtccaggagcaggaggaggtcCCCTTGGCCTCTGCATCATGGG TTCAAAGCCATGCTTTTGGATTTTGATGATCCAGGATTACCCTTGGAGGCTTCCGGAGCAGAGGTTCAGAAGACCGTTCGAGCGTTCCAGTTCCTG GCACCCTTTGCAGCCATACACACCATTCCAAATCCACCATGTCCATGACAGCAGTAGCAGTGGCGCGACCCTAAACCCAAGACACAGGCGAGAAGACACTGGACTAACCGATGAGGAGTTCAGGGAGGCCATGGATCAGCTCAGGAAGCAGGAATACAGGCCACCGGATCCGCAGAAGAAGCAACAAGGCGGCAGAGGCATCCTCCGGACCAGGAGTGCAACACCACCGTCAACCACCGAAGAGGAGAAGGCCTGCACCGTATGCCTGGAGACATTCCTGCCCGGAGAGCAGGTGGCGATCACGCCCTGCAACCACATGTTTCACCAGGGGTGCATCGCCCCATGGGTGAAGGGGCACGGCAACTGCCCGGTGTGCCGGTTTGCGCTCTGCGAGAGGAGGAACCCCGCTGATGCCGCCAACGAAGACGGAGGGATGGATCTGGAGCTGCTGGCGATGGTGAGGGCGATGGAGGAGGCATTCAGCCGGTTCAGGCTCTTCTCAGACTCCACGCCACACTACCACTAG
- the LOC136541875 gene encoding probable LRR receptor-like serine/threonine-protein kinase At1g07650 isoform X1, with product MACRPPCPCGWSCFCMLFFLGLLLAEAVHGASAPPTPSLVPAEVRVLRRIAARLGVSSWDFTASAGPCDHGDSGVHCDCTFSNGTACHVTKIFLKGQNFSGELPPDFADLPNLLQLDLSRRLFHGGVPDQWARMKLQGLSLMGNRLSGPFPMVLTKITTLTNLSIESNEFYGPMPPEIGHLIRIEKLILSTNEFTGPLPTALSLFSNLTDLRISSTNFSGRMPDFWGKLKRLEKLQIEGSLLEGPIPSSLSELTNLSDLRISDLRGSGSSFPDLSGMTSMNKLVLRNCSISGSIPPYIGTWTSLKHLDLSFNKLSGEIPPSFASMGVVDYIYLTGNSLTGNIPGWLLRRNKIADISFNNFTTGSSGPSQCLPGSVNLVESYSAEANSLNSIQPCLKRNFPCVSSNGQYHSSLHINCGDKEATINGTKYEADTIPKGASLLYVSPGLNWAFSSTGNFMDDNINDDNYIATSASKLAVSNSDLYTKARLSPLSLTYYGLCMLSGSYTVNLHFAEIVFTNDSTYYSLGKRRFNVFIQGRMVLEDFDIKQSAGAAAMPVIKTFQTYVTNHTLEIQFYWAGRGTTGIPYRGSYGPLISAISVTPNFLIPLAVEPPKAGSSKKRSSRASIALVIGIPIVAIFTALIVGIYCTKKQRKSSVHKELRALDLQIGSFTLRQIKAATRNFDAANKIGEGGFGSVYKGLLSDGTIIAVKQLSSRSKQGNREFVNEIGMISALQHPNLVKLYGCCTEGNQLSLVYEYMENNCLARALFVEQYRLRMDWGTRHKICLGIARGLAYLHEESAIRIVHRDIKASNILLDKDLNAKISDFGLAKLNEDDHTHISTKVAGTIGYMAPEYAMRGYLTDKADVYSFGVVGLEIVSGKSNTNYRPKEDFVYLLDWACVLHERGTLLELVDPDLGSNYSTEEALLMLNVALLCTTAAPTLRPKMSKVVSLLEGSTPLQPLLSDLSLAANSLSSSGVRRNFWQNPSESQSLTAQASCSDTNESSTIDIDGILRPLVS from the exons ATGGCGTGTAGGCCGCCATGTCCATGTGGCTGGAGCTGCTTTtgcatgctgttcttccttggcTTGCTGCTCGCCGAGGCCGTCCATGGCGCATCCGCTCCTCCGACTCCAAGCCTCGTTCCAGCTGAAG TGCGCGTCCTTCGCCGGATCGCGGCCAGACTCGGTGTGTCCAGCTGGGACTTCACCGCCAGCGCTGGTCCCTGCGACCACGGCGACTCTGGGGTGCACTGTGACTGCACCTTCTCTAACGGCACTGCCTGCCATGTCACCAAGAT ATTCCTCAAGGGGCAGAACTTCTCCGGTGAGCTCCCGCCAGACTTCGCTGACCTCCCCAACCTCCTCCAGCT AGATCTAAGCAGGCGCTTGTTTCATGGTGGAGTGCCTGACCAGTGGGCCCGGATGAAGTTACAAGGACT GTCACTGATGGGGAACAGATTGTCAGGGCCTTTTCCCATGGTTCTCACAAAGATCACAACCCTGACTAACCT GAGCATTGAAAGCAATGAGTTCTATGGGCCAATGCCTCCTGAAATTGGGCATCTAATTCGAATAGAAAAGCT AATATTATCAACCAATGAGTTCACTGGACCCCTTCCAACTGCTCTTTCGCTATTCAGTAATTTAACTGATTT GAGGATTTCTAGCACCAATTTTTCCGGAAGGATGCCTGATTTTTGGGGAAAATTGAAAAGGCTTGAAAAATT GCAAATCGAAGGATCTTTGTTGGAAGGGCCAATTCCCTCGAGCCTATCTGAATTGACAAATCTTTCTGATCT GAGGATTAGTGACCTGAGAGGTAGTGGTTCATCTTTCCCTGATTTAAGTGGAATGACATCCATGAACAAATT GGTACTAAGGAACTGTTCCATCAGTGGAAGCATACCTCCTTACATTGGCACATGGACAAGTCTTAAGCATCT GGATCTCAGCTTTAATAAACTGAGTGGAGAAATACCACCTTCTTTTGCTAGCATGGGAGTTGTAGATTACAT ATATCTAACTGGAAATTCACTCACTGGGAACATACCTGGATGGTTACTAAGAAGAAACAAGATTGC GGACATATCTTTTAATAACTTCACGACAGGGAGTTCAGGTCCTAGCCAATGCCTTCCAGGGAGTGT CAATCTTGTGGAGAGCTATTCAGCTGAAGCGAACAGTTT AAATAGTATTCAGCCATGCTTAAAGAGGAATTTTCCATGTGTTTCTTCGAATGGACAAT ATCACTCTTCATTACATATCAATTGCGGTGACAAAGAAGCAACTATTAATGGAACTAAATATGAAGCTGACACAATACCCAAAGGGGCATCATTGCTGTATGTATCCCCAGGCTTGAACTGGGCGTTCAGCAGCACCGGGAACTTCATGGATGACAACATAAATGACGACAACTACATTGCAACAAGCGCATCAAAATTGGCCGTGTCCAATTCAGATCTGTACACCAAAGCCCGTCTTTCTCCTCTTTCCCTCACATATTATGGGCTTTGCATGTTAAGTGGGAGCTACACAGTTAATCTCCACTTTGCTGAAATTGTTTTCACAAATGACAGCACATACTATAGCCTTGGCAAAAGAAGATTCAACGTGTTTATACAG GGAAGAATGGTGCTAGAGGATTTTGACATTAAGCAGTCGGCCGGTGCGGCTGCAATGCCAGTTATCAAGACTTTTCAAACATATGTCACAAATCACACTCTAGAGATTCAGTTCTATTGGGCAGGAAGAGGGACAACTGGCATTCCATATAGAGGTTCTTATGGCCCATTGATATCTGCAATATCAGTAACTCCAA ATTTCCTGATTCCATTGGCTGTTGAGCCTCCCAAAGCTGGAAGTAGCAAAAAACGGAGTTCAAGGGCATCTATTGCTTTAGTAATTGGAATTCCTATTGTAGCAATATTCACTGCTCTGATTGTCGGCATTTATTGTACTAAGAAGCAGAGAAAGAGTTCGGTGCATAAAG AACTCAGAGCTCTTGACCTGCAAATTGGCTCCTTCACCTTGCGTCAAATCAAAGCAGCAACTAGGAACTTCGATGCAGCTAACAAGATTGGTGAAGGAGGATTTGGTTCAGTTTACAAG GGTTTATTATCCGATGGTACCATCATCGCTGTCAAGCAGTTATCATCAAGGTCTAAACAAGGAAATCGGGAATTCGTGAATGAGATAGGCATGATATCTGCACTCCAGCATCCTAACCTTGTCAAACTCTACGGCTGCTGTACAGAAGGAAACCAGCTGTCGCTAGTTTATGAGTATATGGAAAACAATTGCCTTGCACGAGCTCTTTTCG TTGAACAGTATAGACTGAGAATGGATTGGGGAACAAGGCATAAGATTTGCCTTGGAATAGCAAGAGGTCTAGCATATTTGCATGAGGAGTCTGCAATAAGGATCGTGCACCGAGATATCAAGGCCAGCAATATACTGCTCGACAAAGATTTGAATGCCAAGATCTCAGATTTTGGGCTAGCAAAGCTTAATGAAGATGATCACACCCACATAAGCACAAAAGTAGCTGGAACTAT CGGATACATGGCTCCTGAGTATGCTATGCGTGGTTATTTAACAGATAAAGCTGATGTATACAGTTTTGGTGTTGTTGGTTTGGAAATCGTCAGTGGAAAAAGTAACACAAACTACAGGCCGAAGGAAGACTTTGTTTATCTTTTAGATTGG GCATGTGTTCTACATGAGAGAGGAACTCTACTGGAATTGGTAGATCCAGATCTAGGATCCAATTACTCAACAGAAGAGGCGCTCCTCATGCTGAATGTTGCCCTGCTatgcacaactgcagcacctACACTCAGACCAAAGATGTCGAAAGTTGTTAGCCTGCTTGAAGGCAGCACCCCTCTGCAGCCTTTGCTGTCAGACCTCAGCCTTGCAGCAAATAGCCTGAGCTCAAGTGGTGTACGCAGGAACTTCTGGCAAAACCCAAGTGAGAGTCAGAGCCTGACAGCACAAGCATCATGCAGTGATACTAATGAATCATCGACCATTGATATAGATGGTATCCTGAGACCACTGGTAAGTTAG
- the LOC136541873 gene encoding uncharacterized protein isoform X1 has protein sequence MVVYTYNIPTPSKNSSVISLDELSGGRWSSEMTDGRRPDGSYGPEYGPVPRELEYALYHQLPSRSRRRSPWPLHHGDYPWRLPEQRFRRPFERSSSCIWPTHVVLRHPLQPYTPFQIHHVHDSSSSGATLNPRHRREDTGLTDEEFREAMDQLRKQEYRPPDPQKKQQGGRGILRTRSATPPSTTEEEKACTVCLETFLPGEQVAITPCNHMFHQGCIAPWVKGHGNCPVCRFALCERRNPADAANEDGGMDLELLAMVRAMEEAFSRFRLFSDSTPHYH, from the exons ATGGTTGTTTATACATATAACATACCGACACCCTCAAAGAACTCATCAGTCATCTCCCTCGACGAGCTCTCCGGTGGTCGCTGGAGTAGCGAGATGACTGACGGCCGGCGGCCGGATGGGAGCTACGGGCCGGAGTACGGCCCCGTGCCTCGTGAGCTTGAGTACGCCTTGTACCATCAGTTGCCgtccaggagcaggaggaggtcCCCTTGGCCTCTGCATCATGGG GATTACCCTTGGAGGCTTCCGGAGCAGAGGTTCAGAAGACCGTTCGAGCGTTCCAGTTCCTG CATCTGGCCAACTCATGTTGTGCTCAGGCACCCTTTGCAGCCATACACACCATTCCAAATCCACCATGTCCATGACAGCAGTAGCAGTGGCGCGACCCTAAACCCAAGACACAGGCGAGAAGACACTGGACTAACCGATGAGGAGTTCAGGGAGGCCATGGATCAGCTCAGGAAGCAGGAATACAGGCCACCGGATCCGCAGAAGAAGCAACAAGGCGGCAGAGGCATCCTCCGGACCAGGAGTGCAACACCACCGTCAACCACCGAAGAGGAGAAGGCCTGCACCGTATGCCTGGAGACATTCCTGCCCGGAGAGCAGGTGGCGATCACGCCCTGCAACCACATGTTTCACCAGGGGTGCATCGCCCCATGGGTGAAGGGGCACGGCAACTGCCCGGTGTGCCGGTTTGCGCTCTGCGAGAGGAGGAACCCCGCTGATGCCGCCAACGAAGACGGAGGGATGGATCTGGAGCTGCTGGCGATGGTGAGGGCGATGGAGGAGGCATTCAGCCGGTTCAGGCTCTTCTCAGACTCCACGCCACACTACCACTAG
- the LOC136541873 gene encoding uncharacterized protein isoform X3 — protein sequence MGATGRSTAPCLVSLSTPCTISCRPGAGGGPLGLCIMGSKPCFWILMIQDYPWRLPEQRFRRPFERSSSCIWPTHVVLRHPLQPYTPFQIHHVHDSSSSGATLNPRHRREDTGLTDEEFREAMDQLRKQEYRPPDPQKKQQGGRGILRTRSATPPSTTEEEKACTVCLETFLPGEQVAITPCNHMFHQGCIAPWVKGHGNCPVCRFALCERRNPADAANEDGGMDLELLAMVRAMEEAFSRFRLFSDSTPHYH from the exons ATGGGAGCTACGGGCCGGAGTACGGCCCCGTGCCTCGTGAGCTTGAGTACGCCTTGTACCATCAGTTGCCgtccaggagcaggaggaggtcCCCTTGGCCTCTGCATCATGGG TTCAAAGCCATGCTTTTGGATTTTGATGATCCAGGATTACCCTTGGAGGCTTCCGGAGCAGAGGTTCAGAAGACCGTTCGAGCGTTCCAGTTCCTG CATCTGGCCAACTCATGTTGTGCTCAGGCACCCTTTGCAGCCATACACACCATTCCAAATCCACCATGTCCATGACAGCAGTAGCAGTGGCGCGACCCTAAACCCAAGACACAGGCGAGAAGACACTGGACTAACCGATGAGGAGTTCAGGGAGGCCATGGATCAGCTCAGGAAGCAGGAATACAGGCCACCGGATCCGCAGAAGAAGCAACAAGGCGGCAGAGGCATCCTCCGGACCAGGAGTGCAACACCACCGTCAACCACCGAAGAGGAGAAGGCCTGCACCGTATGCCTGGAGACATTCCTGCCCGGAGAGCAGGTGGCGATCACGCCCTGCAACCACATGTTTCACCAGGGGTGCATCGCCCCATGGGTGAAGGGGCACGGCAACTGCCCGGTGTGCCGGTTTGCGCTCTGCGAGAGGAGGAACCCCGCTGATGCCGCCAACGAAGACGGAGGGATGGATCTGGAGCTGCTGGCGATGGTGAGGGCGATGGAGGAGGCATTCAGCCGGTTCAGGCTCTTCTCAGACTCCACGCCACACTACCACTAG